The DNA segment TCTGGGATCACGACAAATTATATACATTTAATAGGGCAAATAAAAGAATGTTGAATTTGGATAAAATTAAACGCCACTTCTTCGATGTTAAACTAAATATGCTTAGTTGGCTAATCATAGGGAGTTTTCATTCAATCTCTCAGAAAATTGTCGATCAATACAGGAATTTACATATGCTGTATATACTCAAActattaaatatctttttagtATTACAATATATATCTCATCTCATCTCATTATTCTCATATAATGGGGTTACAAAATTAGTGTTAGAAGACACATGATCTGATAAGCAGTCAATGTAGTTCCATCATATGAGTTTTCTAACGGACGTTAAATACATACTGGTTGTAAAGAgtaaaaactataaaattagtgtttaaaaattaactaaaactctactcttttttttttttttgaataacgTGGAAATTCCAAAATTAAGCTAAAAATGGGACcgtaatcaaataaaaaagttattgtTATGTTTACAGGCCCGAAAGGCCcaacataaacaaataaaaaacaaagtgtagcaacaaaaaataaaaagcaaactAAACGGTGCGTTTCAGTGAGAGTGTAGAGGAAACTGCAAAGGTTCGGTTTTCAGTGTTCATCGAGTAAAGCAGTTACCGTCTCTATTTCAGTCTCGCTCTGAATCTCCACctaaattcaatttttcttaCTCCTTGGTAAGTTAAGTTACtacctttgttttcttctcgtCATGTCATTATCATATTAGATCTCAAGCATTGGAGCTATTTTTTGACTCttcggtttttattttttttatttttttttttggaactgGAAATACAGCTTTCGCGTTTGAACTTACTGAAATGGAGTATAATATTGCATTGCGATTTTTTGcttttattgaatttgatttggAATCAACTTAGCTTTAGTAGTTAGGTGAAAGCTGATGGTTTTTAATTTGGGgacaaaaaaattgttttttttttctttttaggttGCAGGATCAGGATCCAATGGCTACTTTGAGGAATCTAAAGATAAAGACAAGTACTTGCAAACGCATAGTTAAGGAGCTGCATTCTTATGAGAAGGAAGTTGAGAGAGAAACTGCAAAAACTGCTGACATGAAGGAGAAGGGTGCTGACCCTTATGATCTCAAGCAGCAGGTCTAATTTCAATTTATCTATTTATGCAAAAATAATATGTGATTGTTTTTAAATATAGTTATTATTAGATTGAAGTTTTTAAATTGTGCATCTTAGTAGGGTGTGGATTTACCTCCTTAATTGTTTTTGGGAAATCACTAAGGTCAGTGATGATATGGTGAATAATGATTGCAAGTTTTGTTTGTTGACTTGATATTTTGGACAGGAAAATGTGCTGGCTGAGTCTAGGATGATGATTCCTGATTGCCACAAGCGCCTTGAGGCAGCACTCGCGGATTTAAAAGGAGCATTGGTAATgtacattttcttgttttctttttccatgGTTATTAACTTATGCCTTAGTTTTGTGCTGTTTTCTCATGTTGCAAACATTTTACATGCTTTGCATTTCATGCCTTGGATTTTTGTTTCCAATGGACGATGGTATTGGTACCCATTAATGATGTTATGAGTTGGGTTATCTTTGAGTTGATCAGTGTGGCATTTATTGATTTGATTCCTGCAAGTTCCTGTGTGTCCTTCATTTTTCTTCATCTAATCATAATCTCAATGTGATAaacaacttatttattttattagtggaGGATTGAGGCACTGCTTTGATTGGTACTCTGCTAAAAAAtttgataactaaaaatcttttccaaaatgtattaaactgaaatatagaAGTTGACAACTAAAGAGAAATCTATTGTGCAATT comes from the Arachis duranensis cultivar V14167 chromosome 7, aradu.V14167.gnm2.J7QH, whole genome shotgun sequence genome and includes:
- the LOC107496377 gene encoding tubulin-folding cofactor A, whose amino-acid sequence is MATLRNLKIKTSTCKRIVKELHSYEKEVERETAKTADMKEKGADPYDLKQQENVLAESRMMIPDCHKRLEAALADLKGALAELEESNEKEGPEIDDAQNTIAEVEKVVGTTEA